From a single Calditrichota bacterium genomic region:
- a CDS encoding 3'(2'),5'-bisphosphate nucleotidase CysQ, translating into MNLDMRLEAALSAARQAGTIIRRIYEGDFTVAYKDKEADDPVTLADRESDRKIKDILLNIFPDDGWLSEETLDSEERLTKEWVWIVDPMDGTREFVKHIPEFAISIGLVRKGEPVLGVILNPITEELFTAVKGKGALLNGKKIQVNSISSARDIRLLVSRTYTQKGKLDWLRNHFANFVPLGSIAYKMAAVAQGRGDAVISFHPQYEWDVCAGDILIREAGGVFLLPDGRPIRYNQKDAHLPAGTIGCPKSLAAELVHFVQTNWNRIEKGTQRAS; encoded by the coding sequence ATGAATTTGGACATGCGTTTAGAAGCCGCACTTTCCGCCGCAAGGCAGGCAGGAACAATCATTCGGAGAATTTATGAGGGCGATTTTACGGTTGCTTACAAGGACAAGGAGGCCGATGACCCGGTTACATTGGCTGATCGGGAATCTGACAGGAAAATCAAGGACATCCTGCTGAATATTTTTCCTGATGATGGCTGGCTTTCGGAAGAAACCCTGGATTCCGAGGAGCGGCTCACCAAAGAGTGGGTCTGGATTGTCGACCCCATGGATGGCACACGCGAATTTGTGAAGCACATTCCCGAATTTGCGATCTCTATTGGATTGGTCAGAAAGGGGGAACCGGTTTTGGGTGTTATCCTGAATCCCATAACGGAGGAGCTGTTTACAGCGGTTAAGGGAAAAGGGGCCCTGCTCAATGGAAAGAAAATTCAGGTCAACTCCATTTCTTCAGCACGCGATATCAGGTTGCTGGTCAGTCGGACCTATACCCAAAAAGGCAAATTGGACTGGCTCCGCAACCATTTTGCGAATTTTGTCCCATTGGGCAGTATCGCCTACAAAATGGCTGCCGTTGCACAGGGCAGGGGGGATGCGGTAATCAGTTTCCACCCGCAGTACGAATGGGATGTGTGTGCCGGAGATATTCTGATTCGCGAGGCAGGCGGGGTATTTTTGCTTCCAGATGGCCGGCCCATTCGGTACAATCAGAAAGATGCACACCTGCCCGCCGGAACGATCGGCTGCCCGAAATCACTGGCTGCCGAATTGGTGCATTTTGTCCAAACCAATTGGAACCGGATAGAGAAAGGGACACAACGGGCTTCCTAA
- a CDS encoding cytochrome c3 family protein has translation MKKFFVLFGALILAFAFTWQGTSYAQFGNKVADTPHNLRKATKNGMGLTDWGGICVYCHTPHNNNTAIEAPLWNRSAPAGPYTMYSSPSIDMTIASSPQGVSLACLSCHDNTIGLDQVINVPVASNDSPSGTTINSCSQNCHTRSNHVAGLNFEGTNIGTDLRNDHPISITYDPSVDPKFNPASNGKVGNLPLYGSNHDQVECATCHNPHDETNRPFLRVSNSNSALCLTCHNI, from the coding sequence ATGAAGAAATTTTTTGTTCTGTTTGGCGCCCTTATCCTTGCGTTTGCATTTACATGGCAAGGGACTAGTTACGCCCAATTCGGGAACAAAGTTGCGGATACTCCGCATAATTTGCGCAAGGCTACAAAAAACGGTATGGGTCTTACGGACTGGGGTGGCATTTGCGTATATTGCCACACCCCCCATAATAACAATACGGCAATTGAGGCGCCTTTATGGAACCGTAGTGCTCCGGCTGGACCGTACACCATGTACAGCAGTCCATCGATTGATATGACGATTGCCAGCTCACCGCAAGGCGTTTCTCTGGCATGTCTGTCTTGCCATGATAATACCATTGGATTGGATCAGGTGATTAATGTTCCTGTTGCGAGTAATGATTCTCCTTCAGGAACAACGATTAATTCCTGTTCACAGAATTGTCATACCCGTTCAAATCATGTGGCGGGTTTGAATTTTGAAGGGACAAATATTGGTACGGATTTAAGGAACGATCACCCGATTTCGATTACATACGATCCGAGTGTCGATCCGAAATTTAATCCGGCCTCTAATGGGAAAGTTGGAAATTTGCCCCTGTATGGATCGAATCATGATCAGGTGGAATGTGCAACATGTCATAATCCGCATGACGAAACAAATCGTCCATTCTTGAGAGTAAGTAATAGCAACAGCGCATTATGTTTAACGTGTCACAATATCTAA
- a CDS encoding response regulator, translating to MKILLIEDEKLLLWSLKRSLTREGFEVIAEDSGEKAFAWLSKYTFDWVITDFRLPGLNGLEVLREVKQCQPNVKTMLISAFGSPELRKSMEADGILCFLPKPFNIDELIKILRETSFHKIKKDRFFSPLLFIFN from the coding sequence ATGAAAATTTTACTCATTGAAGACGAAAAATTATTACTGTGGTCTCTCAAAAGATCTCTCACCCGGGAAGGGTTTGAGGTGATTGCTGAAGATAGTGGAGAGAAAGCGTTTGCCTGGTTGTCCAAATATACGTTTGACTGGGTTATTACGGATTTTCGGCTGCCGGGGCTCAATGGATTAGAGGTCCTGCGGGAGGTTAAACAGTGTCAGCCAAACGTAAAAACCATGCTGATTTCAGCATTTGGCTCTCCTGAGTTGCGTAAGAGCATGGAAGCAGACGGAATTCTCTGTTTTTTGCCAAAGCCTTTTAATATTGATGAACTTATTAAAATCCTCCGAGAAACATCATTCCATAAGATCAAAAAGGATCGCTTTTTTTCACCCTTGCTTTTTATCTTCAACTAA